One Arvicanthis niloticus isolate mArvNil1 chromosome 3, mArvNil1.pat.X, whole genome shotgun sequence DNA segment encodes these proteins:
- the Mettl21a gene encoding protein N-lysine methyltransferase METTL21A isoform X2: protein MALVPYEESAAIGLQKFYKPLATFSFANHTIQIRQDWRQLGVAAVVWDAAVVLSMYLEMGAVEVRGCSAVELGAGTGLVGIVAALLGPQMNVK from the exons ATGGCCCTGGTACCCTATGAGGAGAGCGCAGCAATAGGGCTCCAGAAATTCTATAAGCCTCTCGCCACCTTCTCCTTTGCAAACCACACCATCCAGATCCGTCAGGACTGGAGGCAACTGGGAGTTGCTGCAGTGGTTTGGGATGCG GCCGTCGTTCTTTCCATGTATCTGGAGATGGgtgctgtggaggtcaggggcTGCTCTGCTGTGGAGCTCGGTGCTGGCACAGGGCTGGTGGGCATTGTAGCTGCCCTACTGG GTCCTCAAATGAATGTCAAGTGA
- the Mettl21a gene encoding protein N-lysine methyltransferase METTL21A isoform X1: MALVPYEESAAIGLQKFYKPLATFSFANHTIQIRQDWRQLGVAAVVWDAAVVLSMYLEMGAVEVRGCSAVELGAGTGLVGIVAALLGAHVTITDRKVALEFLKSNVEANLPPHIQPKVVVKELTWGQNLESFSPGEFDLILGADVIYLEDTFTELLQTLGHLCSSNSVILLACRIRYERDSNFLTMLERQFTVSKVHYDPEKDVYIYKAQKRIQREDL; encoded by the exons ATGGCCCTGGTACCCTATGAGGAGAGCGCAGCAATAGGGCTCCAGAAATTCTATAAGCCTCTCGCCACCTTCTCCTTTGCAAACCACACCATCCAGATCCGTCAGGACTGGAGGCAACTGGGAGTTGCTGCAGTGGTTTGGGATGCG GCCGTCGTTCTTTCCATGTATCTGGAGATGGgtgctgtggaggtcaggggcTGCTCTGCTGTGGAGCTCGGTGCTGGCACAGGGCTGGTGGGCATTGTAGCTGCCCTACTGG GTGCCCATGTGACTATCACGGATCGAAAAGTAGCATTAGAATTTCTTAAGTCAAATGTTGAAGCCAACTTACCTCCCCATATCCAACCTAAGGTTGTTGTTAAGGAGCTGACTTGGGGACAAAATTTGGAAAGTTTTTCACCTGGAGAATTTGATCTCATACTTGGAGCAGATGTCATATACTTAGAAGATACCTTCACAGAGCTTCTTCAAACACTGGGACATCTCTGTAGCAGTAACTCTGTGATTCTTTTAGCTTGCCGAATCCGATACGAACGGGATAGTAACTTCTTAACAATGCTGGAGAGGCAGTTTACTGTGAGTAAGGTTCACTACGATCCTGAGAAGGACGTATACATTTACAAAGcccagaagagaatccagagggaggactTGTAG